In Erigeron canadensis isolate Cc75 chromosome 1, C_canadensis_v1, whole genome shotgun sequence, a single window of DNA contains:
- the LOC122579785 gene encoding ATP-dependent Clp protease proteolytic subunit 2, mitochondrial-like: MQNQITRNLSTFFKHATRKPLLVNNNNNYRHRSYSSLIPMVIEHSARGERAYDIFSRLLKERIVVINGPISDDTSHVVVAQLLFLESENPSKPINMYLNSPGGAVTAGLAIYDTMQYIRSPINTICLGQAASMASLLLAAGAKGERRSLPNATIMIHQPSGGYSGQAKDMTIHTKEIMRIWDSLNALYSKHTGQPVAVVQKNMDRDYFMTPHEAKEFGLIDEVIDERPVELVTDAVGSEGKGKGSE; the protein is encoded by the exons atgcAGAATCAAATTACTCGAAATTTATCAACTTTCTTTAAACACGCAACAAGAAAACCACTACTagttaacaacaacaacaactaccGCCATCGATCATACAGTAGTTTAATCCCGATGGTCATTGAGCACTCTGCGCGTGGTGAACGCGCCTACGACATATTTTCACGTCTGCTGAAAGAAAGGATTGTCGTAATTAACGGTCCCATTTCCGATGATACGTCTCACGTTGTTGTCGCTCAGCTTTTGTTTCTTGAATCCGAGAATCCTTCTAAACCTATTAATATGTATCTTAATTCCCCTGGTGGTGCTGTCACTGCag GTCTTGCTATATATGATACAATGCAATATATTCGTTCTCCAATCAATACCATATGTTTAGGTCAGGCTGCATCAATGGCTTCTCTGCTCTTGGCTGCTGGTGCAAAGGGTGAAAGGCGTTCTCTTCCCAATGCCACCATCATGATCCATCAACCTTCAGGTGGATATAGCGGGCAGGCGAAAGATATGACTATCCACACCAAGGAGATAATGCGAATTTGGGATTCATTGAATGCATTGTATTCAAAACATACTGGACAGCCTGTTGCTGTAGTTCAGAAGAATATGGATCGAGACTACTTTATGACCCCACATGAGGCGAAAGAGTTTGGTCTGATTGATGAAGTCATAGATGAAAGACCTGTAGAACTGGTGACGGACGCTGTTGGGAGTGAAGGGAAAGGAAAAGGTTCCGAGTAA
- the LOC122607935 gene encoding protein PAT1 homolog 2-like, producing the protein MERSGSFPDDKVFDASQYAFFGQKSMEKADFGCLEENDDTTLTGMADDEYHLFDREEEPGMGSLLELDDLTTIFSKINRSVSGPRHPGVIGDRGSGSISRESSSASDWVQDRDLPEWLDQHISDTESSQGSRRWSSQSHLPDPKPLYRASSYPHEKHQFFSEPLLVPSSSLPSFSPGGHNNLPSPRQHSHLSRSSGLGSPQMPFSEPNLSPLGSVPNVSRYGGNRSQLLHPGLSQNQYAQAQNQWANHTLHVDHAGLLTNSYQQKLLQNGFLSPHLMSPHSLRQHSLSPFALQPYLYDSLPSHALHLNKYGLADTRDQRPKQKGKHSARISRQGSDSSNQKTDKCRVQFRSKYMSAEEIEGILNMQHAATHSNDPYINDYYHQARLAKSSSKHRFSPAHLRDSSNRSRNSSDSQPHINVDSHGRISFSLIRRPQPLLDVDPPSGSGDGGSEKRSEKPLEQEPMLAARIMIEDGLCVLLDVDDIDRLLQSTQPQDGGSQARQRRQILLEGLAAALQLVDPLGVSSSGLAPKDDIVFLRVVSLPKGRKLMSRYLQLLSPSSELARIVCMTIFRHLRFLFGGLPSEHEASETVTSLAKIVKTCISAMDLNSLSACLAAVVCSPEQPPLRPLGSPAGDGASIILKSVLERATQLLSGANSGLQNPTLWQASFDAFFGLLTKYCLSKYDSLVQAMYAQVSPSTEIVLSEAAKTISREMPVELLRASLPHTNDNQRKMLVDFSHRSIHVGEFSGHRGSGQAAPESVRG; encoded by the exons ATGGAGAGATCTGGTTCTTTCCCTG ATGATAAAGTGTTTGACGCTTCACAATATGCTTTTTTTGGGCAAAAAAGTATGGAAAAAGCTGATTTTGGTTGTTTAGAGGAAAATGATGATACTACTTTGACTGGAATGGCTGATGATGAGTACCATTTGTTTGACCGAGAAGAG GAACCTGGTATGGGATCCCTATTGGAATTAGATGATCTGACAACAATATTTTCAAAG ATAAACAGATCAGTTAGCGGACCTAGACATCCTGGTGTTATTGGTGATCGAGGGTCAGGATCTATTTCGAGGGAAA GTTCATCTGCATCTGATTGGGTACAAGATAGAGATTTACCTGAGTGGTTAGATCAACATATTTCTGACACTGAAAGCAGCCAGGGAAGCAGGAGATGGTCTTCACAGTCTCATCTCCCAGATCCTAAACCGTTGTACCGTGCATCATCATACCCTCATGAGAAACACCAATTCTTCTCCGAACCTTTACTGGTACCGAGCTCGTCATTACCTTCTTTTTCTCCTGGTGGCCATAATAACCTTCCGTCGCCTCGCCAACATTCACATCTAAGCCGTTCATCTGGCTTGGGTAGTCCTCAGATGCCGTTTTCCGAACCAAATCTCTCACCTTTAGGTTCTGTTCCCAATGTCTCTCGCTATGGTGGGAACCGAAGTCAACTGCTTCATCCAGGATTAAGCCAAAACCAGTATGCTCAGGCCCAAAACCAATGGGCTAACCACACCTTACATGTGGATCATGCTGGACTATTAACAAACAGTTATCAACAAAAGTTGCTTCAAAATGGGTTCTTATCACCGCATCTAATGTCACCACATTCTCTACGTCAGCATTCGTTGAGCCCGTTTGCACTCCAGCCTTACCTATATGATTCACTTCCTTCACATGCATtacatttaaataaatatggGTTAGCTGATACAAGAGATCAGAGACCGAAACAAAAGGGTAAACACAGTGCACGTATATCCCGTCAGGGCTCGGATAGTAGCAATCAGAAGACTGACAAATGTCGGGTACAATTCAGATCCAAGTACATGTCAGCGGAAGAGATTGAGGGTATTCTTAATATGCAGCATGCTGCAACACATAGCAATGATCCTTATATAAACGATTATTATCACCAAGCTCGTCTTGCCAAGAGTTCATCCAAACACCGTTTCAGCCCAGCTCACCTCAGGGATTCTTCAAACCGATCCCGTAATAGTTCAGATTCCCAACCTCATATCAATGTCGATTCTCATGGAAGGATTTCATTTTCTCTCATTCGTAGGCCTCAACCGCTTCTTGACGTTGACCCACCATCTGGTTCGGGTGATGGCGGTTCTGAAAAAAGATCCGAGAAACCACTGGAACAAGAACCGATGCTTGCTGCCAGAATCATGATTGAAGACGGCCTATGTGTACTTCTTGATGTAGATGACATTGATCGTCTTCTGCAATCAACTCAGCCTCAAGATGGGGGTTCTCAGGCGAGGCAAAGGCGCCAAATTCTTCTAGAAGGCCTAGCGGCGGCACTTCAGCTTGTGGACCCACTAGGGGTAAGTTCTAGCGGGTTGGCACCTAAAGACGATATTGTGTTCTTACGGGTTGTATCTCTCCCCAAGGGTCGAAAGTTGATGTCCAGATATCTTCAACTTCTCTCACCAAGTAGTGAACTTGCACGAATCGTATGCATGACCATTTTTCGTCACTTACGGTTTTTATTTGGTGGTCTTCCTTCTGAACATGAAGCATCTGAGACGGTTACATCACTAGCAAAGATAGTGAAAACATGTATCAGTGCAATGGATCTTAATTCTCTTAGTGCTTGTCTTGCTGCTGTAGTTTGTTCTCCAGAACAACCGCCCCTACGCCCGCTTGGTAGTCCAGCCGGCGATGGTGCTTCCATTATTCTTAAGTCAGTTCTAGAAAGAGCTACTCAGCTCTTAAGCGGTGCTAACTCGGGTTTGCAAAATCCAACACTCTGGCAGGCTTCATTTGATGCATTTTTCGGGCTTTTGACAAAGTATTGTTTGAGTAAGTATGATAGTTTGGTGCAAGCTATGTATGCGCAGGTTTCACCAAGCACGGAGATTGTATTATCTGAAGCTGCAAAGACCATTAGTAGAGAAATGCCGGTGGAGCTTCTTCGTGCTAGTCTGCCTCATACAAATGATAATCAGAGGAAGATGTTGGTCGACTTTTCTCACAGGTCAATACATGTTGGTGAATTCAGCGGTCATAGAGGCAGTGGCCAGGCTGCTCCTGAATCTGTAAGAGGGTAA
- the LOC122608669 gene encoding uncharacterized protein LOC122608669, with product MMESSPPQSKLLFSSGDGGGCLAGGGYIEHTVTKFDTLAGVAIKYGVEVADIKKMNGLTTDLQMFSRKTLHIPLPGRHPPSPIMSNGHHTQGSNKSEMTPPSHRRHSDLFDSIRSLKLSSSSPRTVSPSMNALRDYYGLKPTNLNGIDERLEKTDGYQNRGTFSVEQGSKPPQSSHPPMGLHRKCKSLAHGMSEKGAMDADVAVPNGNTHDYGSWYDKLMRRRRSEVDLQNHTPEMMLKPDTTNTTGAFSAAAGKGLALRPKAASRTNSDADGLPTMPPLKLGDSVVADTSNGVKKSSSSPSFQDSYNNNNGNNCTSTSIWPTSMLNLTADLQALSTAAITRPIFDGLPKPMSGRKNKAAID from the exons ATGATGGAATCATCACCGCCACAATCGAAATTGTTGTTTTCATCCGGCGATGGCGGTGGTTGTTTGGCCGGCGGTGGATATATTGAACATACTGTAACTAAATTTGATACTCTTGCTGGTGTTGCTATTAAATATGGTGTTGag GTGGCtgacataaaaaaaatgaatggtctGACAACTGATCTACAAATGTTTTCCCGCAAGACGCTTCACATACCTCTACCAGGAAGGCATCCACCTTCTCCCATCATGTCAAATGGACACCATACTCAAGG GTCAAACAAATCAGAGATGACACCACCATCCCACCGTAGACATTCAGATTTATTTGACTCAATCAGATCCTTGAAGTTATCATCTTCTTCCCCTCGAACTGTTTCACCATCCATGAATGCTTTACGAGACTATTATGGTCTTAAACCAACAAATTTAAATGGTATTGATGAAAGATTAGAAAAAACAGATGGCTATCAAAATAGAGGTACTTTCAGTGTAGAACAGGGTTCCAAGCCACCCCAAAGTTCCCACCCACCAATGGGTCTTCACAGAAAATGCAAAAGCCTAGCTCATGGGATGTCAGAAAAAGGTGCCATGGATGCTGATGTGGCAGTTCCAAATGGAAATACACACGATTATGGTTCATGGTATGACAAGTTAATGAGAAGGCGTAGATCAGAAGTGGACCTCCAAAATCACACCCCAGAAATGATGCTTAAACCTGACACGACCAACACCACCGGTGCATTTTCAGCAGCAGCCGGTAAAGGCCTAGCCTTGAGGCCAAAGGCTGCCAGCCGAACCAATAGTGATGCCGACGGTCTGCCAACCATGCCACCTTTGAAGTTGGGGGATTCAGTGGTTGCTGACACTTCTAATGGAGTTAAAAAGTCTTCAAGCTCACCAAGCTTTCAGGACTCGTACAATAACAATAATGGTAATAACTGTACATCTACATCAATCTGGCCAACTTCTATGTTAAATTTGACTGCCGATCTTCAAGCGTTGTCTACGGCTGCCATCACAAGACCAATCTTTGATGGGTTGCCAAAACCAATGAGTGGCCGGAAGAACAAGGCTGCAATTGATTAG
- the LOC122603344 gene encoding protein FAR-RED ELONGATED HYPOCOTYL 3-like isoform X1 — protein MDINLRLPSGEHEKEEREESREITIMMDDEHKVHSENALGQNMAVNTQSVDIVDFKDDINLEPISGMEFESHGEAYSYYQEYARSKGFSTAIQNSRRSKTSREFIDAKFACSRYGTKREHDKSFNRPRGRQVTNQDPENASGRRSCSKTDCKASMHVKRRPDGKWIIHRYEKDHNHELLPAQAVSEQTRKMYAAMARQFAEYKNVVGLKNDSNNLFDKSRNAALEAGESNILCKFFLQMQSLNSNFFYAVDVGEDQRLKNMLWVDAKSRHDYVNFCDAVSFDTSYVKNKYRMPLGLFIGVNQHYQFILLGCALLGDETTNTYSWIMQTWLTAMGGRVPKVVITDKDPCIESSVLQVFPSSKHCFCLWNIIGKISEVLKHDNFMAKFEKCIYRSWTDEQFDKRWFKMVDRLGLKDSDWVHSLYETRKQWVPIYMQDVFLAGMSALQRSESVNCFFDKYVHRKTTVHEFIRQYEVIIQDRYEEEAKGDSDTWYKAPTLKSPSPFEKHVSVIYTHAVFKKFQVEVLGAVACRPIAEATEDMIVPYRVSDHEKNLDFSVYYNQSTSEVSCSCRLFEFKGFLCRHALIVLQMCGLSTIPSQYILKRWTKDVKNQVLISEGSEVLPFRVQRYNDLCQKAIKLGEEGSLSQDSYNLAIRALEEAYANCVCLNNSNKNLTEAGNSTAPGVLRIEEDNQNRNMRSNKKKNPMKKRKASSEQDVMTVGTQDSLQQLDKLNSRSVALDGYFGAQQSMQGMVQLNLMAPARDNYYGNQQAIQGLGQLNSIAPNHEGYYGAQPTLHSLHSCMQGQMDFFRSPGFTYGIREEPGVRTTQLHDDGSRHT, from the exons ATGGATATTAATCTTAGGCTCCCTTCAGGAGAACATGAGAAGGAAGAAAGAGAAGAGTCGAGAGAGATAACCATTATGATGGACGACGAGCATAAAGTGCACAGTGAAAATGCTTTAGGCCAAAATATGGCTGTAAATACTCAGTCCGTTGATATAGTAGACTTTAAGGATGACATAAATCTCGAACCTATATCGGGTATGGAATTTGAATCACATGGGGAAGCATATTCCTATTATCAAGAGTATGCAAGATCTAAGGGTTTCAGTACAGCAATACAAAACAGCCGTCGTTCAAAAACATCACGGGAATTCATCGATGCAAAATTTGCTTGTTCCCGATATGGAACGAAAAGGGAACACGATAAATCATTCAACAGACCCCGTGGTCGACAAGTAACCAATCAGGATCCTGAAAATGCATCAGGCAGAAGGTCATGCTCCAAAACCGACTGCAAAGCAAGTATGCATGTGAAAAGACGACCTGATGGAAAATGGATTATCCATAGATATGAAAAAGATCATAATCATGAACTTTTACCTGCCCAAGCTGTCAGTGAACAGACAAGAAAAATGTATGCTGCAATGGCACGCCAATTTGCAGAGTATAAAAACGTGGTTGGTTTGAaaaatgattctaataattTATTCGATAAATCCCGTAATGCGGCTCTAGAAGCAGGAGAGTCGAACATTTTGTGCAAATTTTTCTTGCAGATGCAGAGTTTGAATTCAAATTTCTTTTATGCAGTAGATGTAGGTGAAGATCAACGGTTGAAAAATATGTTGTGGGTTGATGCAAAATCCAGGCATGATTATGTCAACTTTTGCGATGCTGTCTCATTCGATACATCATATGTTAAAAACAAATATCGAATGCCACTTGGTCTTTTCATCGGGGTGAATCAGCATTATCAGTTCATACTCCTTGGATGCGCGCTTCTGGGTGATGAAACTACGAACACTTATTCGTGGATTATGCAGACATGGCTGACTGCAATGGGTGGACGGGTGCCAAAAGTTGTAATAACTGATAAAGACCCGTGTATAGAGTCTTCTGTTTTACAGGTGTTCCCGTCTTCAAAGCACTGTTTTTGTTTATGGAATATAATTGGCAAGATTTCTGAAGTTCTTAAGCATGACAATTTTATGGCCAAGTTTGAAAAGTGCATTTATAGGTCATGGACTGATGAGCAGTTTGATAAAAGATGGTTCAAAATGGTGGACCGGCTCGGGCTCAAAGATTCAGATTGGGTGCATTCATTATACGAAACCCGGAAACAATGGGTCCCAATTTACATGCAGGATGTTTTTTTAGCGGGAATGTCAGCACTTCAACGATCTGAGAGTGTGAACTGTTTCTTTGACAAATATGTACATAGAAAAACAACTGTACACGAGTTTATTAGACAATATGAAGTTATTATTCAAGATCGGTATGAAGAGGAAGCAAAGGGGGATTCTGATACATGGTATAAAGCACCAACATTGAAGTCACCATCACCTTTTGAAAAACATGTGTCggttatatatacacatgcGGTATTCAAGAAATTTCAAGTTGAAGTTTTGGGTGCGGTTGCTTGTAGGCCTATAGCGGAGGCAACAGAAGATATGATCGTACCTTATAGGGTTTCAGATCATGAAAAAAATTTGGATTTCAGTGTTTATTATAACCAGTCAACATCCGAAGTATCATGTAGTTGTCGTTTGTTTGAGTTCAAGGGTTTTCTTTGTAGACATGCATTGATTGTTCTCCAAATGTGTGGGCTTTCTACCATCCCGTCACAGTATATCTTAAAAAGGTGGACAAAAGATGTGAAAAATCAAGTGTTAATATCAGAAGGATCTGAGGTCTTGCCATTTAGGGTTCAGAGATATAATGATTTATGTCAAAAAGCCATTAAATTGGGTGAAGAGGGATCGCTATCTCAAGATAGTTATAATTTGGCAATTCGTGCACTTGAAGAGGCTTATGCAAATTGTGTGTGCTTGAATAACTCCAATAAGAACCTTACTGAAGCGGGAAACTCAACTGCCCCAGGTGTTTTAAGAATTGAAGAAGATAATCAAAATAGAAATATgcgttcaaataaaaaaaagaatcctatgaagaaaaggaag GCAAGCTCAGAACAGGATGTTATGACTGTTGGAACCCAAGACAGCTTGCAGCAGCTG GACAAGTTGAACTCACGGTCAGTGGCTCTAGATGGTTATTTTGGAGcacaacaaagtatgcaaggaATG GTTCAGCTTAACTTGATGGCACCTGCAAGAGATAACTATTATGGGAATCAACAAGCTATTCAGGGGCTG GGACAGTTGAATTCAATAGCACCAAATCATGAGGGCTACTATGGTGCTCAGCCGACCCTTCATAGCCTG CATTCTTGTATGCAGGGACAAATGGACTTCTTTCGGTCACCAGGGTTCACATATGGCATTCGG GAGGAACCCGGTGTGCGAACCACCCAATTGCATGATGATGGGTCTAGACATACATGA
- the LOC122603344 gene encoding protein FAR-RED ELONGATED HYPOCOTYL 3-like isoform X2 yields MDINLRLPSGEHEKEEREESREITIMMDDEHKVHSENALGQNMAVNTQSVDIVDFKDDINLEPISGMEFESHGEAYSYYQEYARSKGFSTAIQNSRRSKTSREFIDAKFACSRYGTKREHDKSFNRPRGRQVTNQDPENASGRRSCSKTDCKASMHVKRRPDGKWIIHRYEKDHNHELLPAQAVSEQTRKMYAAMARQFAEYKNVVGLKNDSNNLFDKSRNAALEAGESNILCKFFLQMQSLNSNFFYAVDVGEDQRLKNMLWVDAKSRHDYVNFCDAVSFDTSYVKNKYRMPLGLFIGVNQHYQFILLGCALLGDETTNTYSWIMQTWLTAMGGRVPKVVITDKDPCIESSVLQVFPSSKHCFCLWNIIGKISEVLKHDNFMAKFEKCIYRSWTDEQFDKRWFKMVDRLGLKDSDWVHSLYETRKQWVPIYMQDVFLAGMSALQRSESVNCFFDKYVHRKTTVHEFIRQYEVIIQDRYEEEAKGDSDTWYKAPTLKSPSPFEKHVSVIYTHAVFKKFQVEVLGAVACRPIAEATEDMIVPYRVSDHEKNLDFSVYYNQSTSEVSCSCRLFEFKGFLCRHALIVLQMCGLSTIPSQYILKRWTKDVKNQVLISEGSEVLPFRVQRYNDLCQKAIKLGEEGSLSQDSYNLAIRALEEAYANCVCLNNSNKNLTEAGNSTAPGVLRIEEDNQNRNMRSNKKKNPMKKRKASSEQDVMTVGTQDSLQQLDKLNSRSVALDGYFGAQQSMQGMVQLNLMAPARDNYYGNQQAIQGLGQLNSIAPNHEGYYGAQPTLHSLGQMDFFRSPGFTYGIREEPGVRTTQLHDDGSRHT; encoded by the exons ATGGATATTAATCTTAGGCTCCCTTCAGGAGAACATGAGAAGGAAGAAAGAGAAGAGTCGAGAGAGATAACCATTATGATGGACGACGAGCATAAAGTGCACAGTGAAAATGCTTTAGGCCAAAATATGGCTGTAAATACTCAGTCCGTTGATATAGTAGACTTTAAGGATGACATAAATCTCGAACCTATATCGGGTATGGAATTTGAATCACATGGGGAAGCATATTCCTATTATCAAGAGTATGCAAGATCTAAGGGTTTCAGTACAGCAATACAAAACAGCCGTCGTTCAAAAACATCACGGGAATTCATCGATGCAAAATTTGCTTGTTCCCGATATGGAACGAAAAGGGAACACGATAAATCATTCAACAGACCCCGTGGTCGACAAGTAACCAATCAGGATCCTGAAAATGCATCAGGCAGAAGGTCATGCTCCAAAACCGACTGCAAAGCAAGTATGCATGTGAAAAGACGACCTGATGGAAAATGGATTATCCATAGATATGAAAAAGATCATAATCATGAACTTTTACCTGCCCAAGCTGTCAGTGAACAGACAAGAAAAATGTATGCTGCAATGGCACGCCAATTTGCAGAGTATAAAAACGTGGTTGGTTTGAaaaatgattctaataattTATTCGATAAATCCCGTAATGCGGCTCTAGAAGCAGGAGAGTCGAACATTTTGTGCAAATTTTTCTTGCAGATGCAGAGTTTGAATTCAAATTTCTTTTATGCAGTAGATGTAGGTGAAGATCAACGGTTGAAAAATATGTTGTGGGTTGATGCAAAATCCAGGCATGATTATGTCAACTTTTGCGATGCTGTCTCATTCGATACATCATATGTTAAAAACAAATATCGAATGCCACTTGGTCTTTTCATCGGGGTGAATCAGCATTATCAGTTCATACTCCTTGGATGCGCGCTTCTGGGTGATGAAACTACGAACACTTATTCGTGGATTATGCAGACATGGCTGACTGCAATGGGTGGACGGGTGCCAAAAGTTGTAATAACTGATAAAGACCCGTGTATAGAGTCTTCTGTTTTACAGGTGTTCCCGTCTTCAAAGCACTGTTTTTGTTTATGGAATATAATTGGCAAGATTTCTGAAGTTCTTAAGCATGACAATTTTATGGCCAAGTTTGAAAAGTGCATTTATAGGTCATGGACTGATGAGCAGTTTGATAAAAGATGGTTCAAAATGGTGGACCGGCTCGGGCTCAAAGATTCAGATTGGGTGCATTCATTATACGAAACCCGGAAACAATGGGTCCCAATTTACATGCAGGATGTTTTTTTAGCGGGAATGTCAGCACTTCAACGATCTGAGAGTGTGAACTGTTTCTTTGACAAATATGTACATAGAAAAACAACTGTACACGAGTTTATTAGACAATATGAAGTTATTATTCAAGATCGGTATGAAGAGGAAGCAAAGGGGGATTCTGATACATGGTATAAAGCACCAACATTGAAGTCACCATCACCTTTTGAAAAACATGTGTCggttatatatacacatgcGGTATTCAAGAAATTTCAAGTTGAAGTTTTGGGTGCGGTTGCTTGTAGGCCTATAGCGGAGGCAACAGAAGATATGATCGTACCTTATAGGGTTTCAGATCATGAAAAAAATTTGGATTTCAGTGTTTATTATAACCAGTCAACATCCGAAGTATCATGTAGTTGTCGTTTGTTTGAGTTCAAGGGTTTTCTTTGTAGACATGCATTGATTGTTCTCCAAATGTGTGGGCTTTCTACCATCCCGTCACAGTATATCTTAAAAAGGTGGACAAAAGATGTGAAAAATCAAGTGTTAATATCAGAAGGATCTGAGGTCTTGCCATTTAGGGTTCAGAGATATAATGATTTATGTCAAAAAGCCATTAAATTGGGTGAAGAGGGATCGCTATCTCAAGATAGTTATAATTTGGCAATTCGTGCACTTGAAGAGGCTTATGCAAATTGTGTGTGCTTGAATAACTCCAATAAGAACCTTACTGAAGCGGGAAACTCAACTGCCCCAGGTGTTTTAAGAATTGAAGAAGATAATCAAAATAGAAATATgcgttcaaataaaaaaaagaatcctatgaagaaaaggaag GCAAGCTCAGAACAGGATGTTATGACTGTTGGAACCCAAGACAGCTTGCAGCAGCTG GACAAGTTGAACTCACGGTCAGTGGCTCTAGATGGTTATTTTGGAGcacaacaaagtatgcaaggaATG GTTCAGCTTAACTTGATGGCACCTGCAAGAGATAACTATTATGGGAATCAACAAGCTATTCAGGGGCTG GGACAGTTGAATTCAATAGCACCAAATCATGAGGGCTACTATGGTGCTCAGCCGACCCTTCATAGCCTG GGACAAATGGACTTCTTTCGGTCACCAGGGTTCACATATGGCATTCGG GAGGAACCCGGTGTGCGAACCACCCAATTGCATGATGATGGGTCTAGACATACATGA